One segment of bacterium DNA contains the following:
- the rplJ gene encoding 50S ribosomal protein L10, producing MALSKQKKKEVIDSLSMAIKTAASVVFVNFHGMHVNDETSMRRALRAEGVTYTVAKKRLLKKSLEGQALTGDLPSLEGELGVAYGADMIAPARGVYQFQKSLDNKVSILGGIFEGKFLGKEEMTVIAQIPSQKTLYAQFVNLINSPIQGLVIALDGIASKKQ from the coding sequence ATGGCATTATCAAAACAAAAGAAGAAAGAAGTAATAGATTCTTTATCGATGGCCATCAAAACTGCCGCCTCTGTCGTATTCGTTAACTTTCATGGGATGCACGTTAATGATGAGACATCGATGCGCAGGGCATTGCGTGCCGAGGGAGTGACATATACGGTTGCAAAGAAAAGACTTCTTAAAAAATCTCTCGAAGGACAGGCCCTTACAGGCGACCTTCCTTCATTGGAAGGGGAGCTTGGAGTAGCATACGGGGCTGATATGATTGCACCGGCACGGGGAGTATATCAATTCCAAAAAAGTCTAGATAACAAAGTATCGATACTTGGAGGAATTTTTGAAGGAAAATTTCTCGGGAAGGAAGAAATGACTGTGATTGCCCAAATTCCGTCCCAAAAAACCTTGTACGCCCAGTTTGTCAATCTCATCAATTCTCCGATTCAGGGCCTTGTTATCGCTCTTGACGGTATAGCCTCAAAAAAGCAGTAA
- the rplL gene encoding 50S ribosomal protein L7/L12 produces the protein METPTKFKTIVDAIEKMSVLDLNELVKFLEKKFGVSAAAVAVAAPGAGGGAATEEKSIFTVHLADSGAQKIAVIKVVKEVLGLGLKEAKDLVDSAPAVLKEGMKKEEAEEVKKKIEAAGGKVELK, from the coding sequence ATGGAAACTCCGACAAAATTCAAAACCATTGTCGATGCTATAGAAAAAATGTCGGTCCTTGACCTCAATGAGCTTGTTAAATTTCTCGAGAAGAAATTCGGTGTTTCCGCTGCGGCTGTAGCCGTTGCGGCGCCGGGCGCAGGGGGAGGTGCCGCCACTGAAGAAAAGAGCATTTTCACGGTTCACCTCGCTGACAGCGGTGCCCAGAAAATTGCCGTCATTAAGGTGGTTAAGGAAGTGCTCGGACTCGGACTTAAAGAAGCAAAAGACCTTGTTGACAGTGCTCCCGCAGTACTTAAGGAAGGAATGAAAAAAGAAGAAGCGGAAGAAGTGAAAAAGAAAATCGAAGCGGCGGGCGGAAAAGTGGAATTAAAATAA